The following proteins come from a genomic window of Paenibacillus swuensis:
- the lon gene encoding endopeptidase La codes for MGPTKSKGRNIPLLPLRGLLVYPSMVLHLDVGREKSVKALEKAMIDDSMILLCSQSEVNIEEPAQEDIYRIGTVAKVRQMLKLPNGTIRVLVEGITRSEIIEFLANEEFYEVQAKDLPEDESTDPETDALMRTVLTQFESYINLSKKVTPETLAAVSDIDEPGRLADVISSHLSLKIKDKQEILETVDVRLRLEKLLDILNNEREVLELERKISQRVKKQMEKTQKEYYLREQMKAIQKELGDKEGRTGEVEELRSQLAESGVPEKVREKIEKEIDRLEKMPATSAEGGVIRNYVDWLLGLPWDKQTEDDLDIGNAEEILNDDHYGLEKPKERVLEYLAVQKLVKKMKGPILCLVGPPGVGKTSLARSIAKSLGREFVRISLGGVRDEAEIRGHRRTYVGAMPGRIIQGLKNAGTRNPVFLLDEIDKMASDFRGDPSAALLEVLDPEQNNTFSDHFIEVPFDLSNVMFVTTANATHTIPRPLLDRMEMIYIPGYTELEKLQIARKYLLPKQKSDHGLTDEQLTVEEPTLLKLVREYTRESGVRNLEQQVATLCRKTAKKIVSGDEQSIVISPDELKEYLGPQKFRYGMVEAEDQIGAVTGLAWTEVGGDTLVIEVTVLPGKGKLTLTGKLGDVMKESAQAAFSYTRSRAAQLQIDPEFHEKNDIHIHIPEGAIPKDGPSAGITMATALISALTNIPVSKEVAMTGEITLRGRVLPIGGLKEKSLAAHRAGIKKILLPKDNEKDLRDIPDSVRNEVTFVPVGHMDEVLDHALVKPVEVL; via the coding sequence ATGGGGCCAACAAAATCAAAAGGACGTAACATTCCTTTATTGCCGCTTAGGGGACTGCTTGTTTACCCCAGCATGGTGCTTCACTTGGATGTAGGCCGTGAGAAATCCGTCAAGGCGCTGGAGAAAGCGATGATTGACGATTCCATGATCCTGCTGTGTTCCCAATCCGAAGTCAACATAGAGGAACCCGCGCAAGAGGACATTTACCGCATAGGAACTGTAGCCAAAGTAAGGCAAATGCTGAAGCTGCCGAACGGTACAATTCGCGTATTAGTTGAGGGCATCACCCGATCTGAAATTATCGAATTTCTCGCGAATGAGGAGTTCTATGAGGTGCAGGCGAAGGATTTGCCGGAGGACGAATCAACAGATCCGGAGACAGACGCCTTGATGAGAACGGTGCTGACTCAATTTGAATCTTATATCAATCTTTCCAAAAAGGTGACGCCCGAGACGCTTGCCGCGGTATCGGATATCGATGAACCGGGCCGTTTGGCGGATGTGATTTCCAGCCATCTTTCTTTGAAAATTAAAGATAAACAGGAAATTCTGGAGACGGTGGATGTGCGTCTACGTTTGGAGAAATTGCTGGACATCCTTAATAATGAACGCGAGGTGCTGGAGCTTGAACGCAAGATCAGCCAGCGCGTCAAGAAGCAGATGGAGAAGACGCAGAAAGAGTACTACCTGCGTGAACAGATGAAAGCGATCCAGAAGGAACTTGGGGACAAGGAAGGCCGTACCGGAGAAGTGGAAGAGCTTCGTTCGCAACTGGCGGAATCCGGGGTGCCCGAGAAGGTTCGGGAGAAGATCGAGAAAGAGATTGACCGTCTGGAGAAAATGCCCGCTACATCAGCCGAAGGCGGCGTGATTCGCAATTATGTGGATTGGCTGCTGGGCTTGCCTTGGGATAAGCAGACAGAAGACGATCTGGACATCGGGAATGCGGAAGAGATTCTTAACGATGACCATTATGGTCTCGAGAAGCCGAAGGAACGCGTACTTGAATATTTGGCGGTGCAGAAGCTTGTCAAGAAGATGAAAGGACCCATCCTTTGTCTGGTTGGACCTCCGGGCGTAGGTAAAACTTCTTTAGCCCGATCCATTGCCAAGTCGCTAGGCAGAGAGTTCGTGCGCATTTCACTTGGAGGGGTACGAGACGAAGCGGAAATTCGCGGGCATCGCCGTACTTATGTAGGCGCAATGCCCGGCCGTATTATTCAAGGTTTGAAGAATGCGGGCACGCGTAATCCGGTCTTCTTATTAGATGAGATTGATAAGATGGCATCTGATTTCCGGGGAGATCCTTCGGCTGCGCTTCTTGAAGTGCTGGATCCGGAACAGAATAACACGTTCAGCGATCATTTCATTGAAGTTCCTTTCGATTTGTCGAACGTGATGTTTGTGACAACCGCGAACGCGACGCATACGATTCCTCGTCCGTTATTGGATCGTATGGAAATGATCTACATCCCCGGCTATACGGAGCTGGAGAAGCTTCAGATTGCCCGCAAGTATTTGCTGCCGAAGCAGAAGTCTGATCACGGACTAACGGATGAACAGCTGACCGTTGAAGAACCGACTCTGCTGAAGCTGGTTCGCGAGTATACCCGCGAGTCGGGTGTTCGGAACCTGGAACAACAGGTGGCTACCCTATGCCGGAAAACGGCCAAGAAAATCGTATCGGGCGATGAACAGTCCATTGTAATTTCACCGGATGAGCTTAAAGAGTATCTGGGACCTCAGAAGTTCCGTTATGGTATGGTAGAGGCCGAGGATCAGATTGGAGCTGTAACCGGCTTGGCATGGACTGAAGTCGGCGGTGATACGCTGGTCATTGAAGTGACAGTACTCCCGGGTAAGGGCAAGCTTACTCTAACGGGTAAACTGGGTGATGTGATGAAGGAATCCGCGCAGGCGGCTTTCTCTTATACACGTTCCAGGGCGGCTCAGCTACAAATCGATCCTGAATTTCATGAAAAGAACGATATCCATATTCATATTCCCGAAGGGGCCATTCCGAAGGACGGTCCTTCAGCCGGAATTACGATGGCTACAGCGTTAATCTCCGCTCTTACCAACATTCCGGTCAGCAAGGAAGTGGCCATGACCGGAGAGATTACGTTGCGCGGACGCGTGTTGCCGATCGGCGGACTGAAAGAGAAGTCATTGGCCGCACACCGCGCGGGCATCAAGAAAATTTTGTTACCGAAAGACAATGAGAAGGACTTAAGGGATATCCCGGACAGTGTAAGGAACGAGGTTACATTTGTACCCGTCGGCCATATGGACGAAGTTCTGGACCATGCCTTGGTAAAACCCGTGGAAGTCCTTTAG
- the yihA gene encoding ribosome biogenesis GTP-binding protein YihA/YsxC, whose translation MKVTQAEFTISAAGPKQYPEDALPEIALAGRSNVGKSSLINKMLQRKNLARTSSQPGKTQLLNYYRINEALYFVDFPGYGFAKVSKSLREQWGKMIEEYLKHREPLKLILHVIDLRHPPSKDDQAMYSWLKHYNLPVCIVTTKADKIPKTKWQKHLKIVKETLEVDPRDPIIMFSSETGLGKDELWLHIAKAASLQTETEITAE comes from the coding sequence ATGAAGGTCACCCAAGCCGAATTTACAATCAGCGCCGCGGGTCCTAAACAATACCCTGAAGATGCCTTGCCGGAGATTGCTCTGGCAGGGCGTTCTAATGTCGGCAAATCTTCACTGATTAACAAGATGCTGCAACGCAAGAACTTGGCCCGGACAAGTTCCCAGCCAGGTAAAACTCAATTATTGAATTATTACAGAATTAATGAGGCCTTATACTTCGTCGATTTTCCCGGTTACGGGTTTGCCAAGGTATCCAAATCGCTGCGCGAGCAGTGGGGCAAGATGATTGAAGAATATCTCAAACATCGGGAACCGCTTAAACTGATCTTGCATGTCATTGATCTGCGTCATCCCCCTTCTAAGGATGATCAAGCCATGTACTCCTGGTTGAAGCATTATAACTTGCCGGTATGTATCGTTACGACGAAAGCGGATAAGATCCCGAAGACGAAGTGGCAGAAGCATCTGAAGATTGTTAAGGAAACGCTTGAGGTCGATCCCCGAGACCCCATCATCATGTTTTCTTCCGAAACCGGTTTAGGCAAGGACGAATTGTGGTTACATATAGCTAAAGCTGCAAGCCTTCAAACAGAAACTGAAATCACAGCAGAATAG
- the speD gene encoding adenosylmethionine decarboxylase — protein sequence MEYSTFGRHVAVDTWGVDFDKLNSAEWLQAQMVEAAEACGATVLSVQSKQFEPQGATVLVLLSESHLSIHTYPERGFAAIDCYTCGETVDPQLAIDHMVSVLKPEKAYAKKLVRGLGELKVETPELKEAQLIK from the coding sequence ATGGAATACTCAACTTTCGGAAGACACGTTGCTGTTGATACTTGGGGAGTCGATTTCGACAAACTGAACAGTGCAGAATGGCTACAAGCTCAAATGGTCGAAGCAGCGGAGGCTTGCGGTGCAACCGTATTATCAGTACAATCGAAGCAATTCGAACCACAAGGAGCAACAGTGCTCGTATTACTGTCTGAGAGTCACCTCTCGATTCATACTTATCCTGAGAGAGGTTTTGCGGCAATTGACTGTTATACTTGCGGCGAAACGGTAGATCCGCAACTCGCGATCGACCATATGGTATCCGTATTGAAACCGGAGAAAGCGTATGCCAAGAAATTAGTGCGCGGACTCGGCGAATTGAAAGTGGAAACACCTGAACTGAAAGAAGCACAACTTATCAAATAA
- the hemA gene encoding glutamyl-tRNA reductase gives MHILSVGLNYKTAPVAVREKFAFSDEDLPRALQQLKETKSILECVIVATCNRTEIYAVVDRLHMCGHFIRSFIEQWFGIPVSDFNKHLYIYEDDLALEHLFRVTSGLDSMVIGETQILGQVRTAFLTAQREKATGTLFNMVFKQAITMAKRAHSETSIGESAVSVSYAAVELGKRIFGQFNNKTVMIVGAGKMSELTGKHLYANGASKVIVANRTYDRAAQLADKFNGVACSLAEVPGFLAEVDIIISSTGSAGYVLTREQVAEAMRKRKSKTLFMIDIAVPRDLDPLINEVANVFLYDIDDLQGIVETNMDLRRKEAAKIEGMIVSEIEAYHQWFKMLGVSPVIRALQEKSASIHEETMDSLLKKLPDLDEREIKVIRKLTKSIVNQMMHDPINRVKEMAGGKHGNEAIEMFTHIFALEEQLVKLQEDSKPQPKAVSPVVKETSSEHNLTSAPTPFTYAVITP, from the coding sequence ATGCACATTTTGTCCGTGGGATTGAATTATAAGACAGCTCCTGTTGCGGTCAGAGAGAAGTTTGCTTTCTCTGATGAGGATTTGCCAAGAGCCTTGCAACAATTGAAAGAAACCAAGAGCATTCTGGAATGTGTCATCGTCGCCACATGCAACCGTACGGAAATATACGCAGTGGTTGACCGTTTGCATATGTGCGGGCATTTTATTCGCAGTTTTATCGAACAGTGGTTCGGCATTCCTGTATCGGACTTTAATAAACATCTTTACATCTATGAAGATGACTTGGCATTGGAGCATTTGTTCCGGGTAACGAGCGGTTTGGACTCCATGGTCATCGGTGAAACTCAGATTCTGGGTCAAGTGAGAACCGCATTTTTAACGGCTCAACGCGAGAAAGCGACAGGCACCCTATTTAATATGGTGTTTAAACAAGCGATCACTATGGCCAAGAGGGCTCATTCCGAAACATCCATTGGGGAAAGCGCGGTTTCTGTGAGCTACGCCGCAGTAGAGTTGGGCAAACGGATTTTTGGGCAATTCAACAACAAGACAGTCATGATCGTCGGTGCGGGCAAGATGAGCGAGCTGACAGGCAAGCATCTGTACGCGAACGGGGCAAGTAAGGTAATTGTCGCGAACCGCACGTATGACAGAGCCGCGCAATTGGCTGATAAGTTTAACGGCGTGGCTTGCTCCCTGGCTGAAGTTCCCGGTTTTCTCGCCGAGGTGGATATTATCATCTCGTCCACAGGTTCGGCAGGTTATGTGCTGACAAGGGAACAGGTTGCGGAAGCGATGCGCAAGCGGAAGTCCAAGACGCTCTTTATGATTGATATTGCGGTTCCGCGTGATCTTGACCCGCTAATAAACGAAGTAGCCAATGTGTTCCTATATGATATTGATGATCTGCAAGGCATTGTGGAAACGAACATGGATTTGCGCAGGAAAGAGGCCGCCAAGATTGAGGGTATGATTGTCTCAGAGATCGAAGCTTATCATCAGTGGTTTAAGATGTTAGGGGTAAGCCCCGTGATCCGGGCGCTGCAAGAGAAATCCGCATCCATCCATGAAGAGACTATGGACAGCTTGCTGAAGAAGTTGCCTGACCTGGATGAACGTGAGATCAAAGTCATTCGTAAGCTTACGAAGAGCATCGTGAACCAGATGATGCATGATCCGATCAATCGTGTGAAAGAGATGGCCGGCGGTAAGCACGGGAATGAAGCTATCGAGATGTTCACGCATATCTTTGCTCTGGAAGAACAACTCGTCAAGCTCCAAGAGGATTCGAAGCCTCAACCGAAAGCTGTGTCGCCGGTAGTAAAGGAAACATCTTCAGAGCATAACTTAACCTCCGCACCCACGCCGTTCACCTATGCGGTTATAACCCCGTAA
- a CDS encoding cytochrome C assembly family protein yields the protein MASNSWIYDAIIYIYALSLLFFFSDFARQNRSAKRMGAGLLIFVWVLQTIFFIIRMIEHRYMPVLTLFEVLFFFSWLLVTVSLVMSRFFRMDFIVFFVNVIGFAILTLNIFSNLESRAPRTHGNVVDELLIVHSSLAILSYAVFTISAIFAGMYLFLHFQLKSKQWSMTVRRFPSLETIDYFTNMSAVVGTPLLIMALTLGIMRIMILGDWSLLLDMKVWTSIFVLAAYSYYLWQRASANRAGDQLALWNLAAFGIIIVNFAINYVSGFHHWDGA from the coding sequence ATGGCAAGCAACAGTTGGATTTACGATGCCATTATTTATATTTATGCTTTAAGCTTGTTGTTTTTCTTCTCCGACTTTGCAAGACAGAACCGAAGCGCCAAACGCATGGGTGCGGGTTTATTAATTTTTGTTTGGGTGCTCCAAACGATCTTTTTCATAATAAGAATGATTGAACATCGCTACATGCCGGTACTCACCCTCTTTGAAGTGCTCTTCTTTTTCTCATGGCTGCTGGTGACGGTGTCTCTCGTGATGAGTCGGTTTTTCCGAATGGATTTCATTGTTTTCTTCGTAAATGTCATTGGATTTGCTATTCTTACATTAAATATATTCAGTAATCTGGAGAGCAGGGCACCGAGAACGCATGGCAATGTGGTGGATGAGTTGCTGATTGTGCACAGTTCACTTGCGATTTTGTCGTATGCCGTGTTTACCATCTCAGCCATTTTTGCCGGGATGTACTTATTTCTTCATTTTCAGTTAAAAAGCAAACAATGGTCCATGACCGTTCGCCGGTTTCCCAGTCTGGAAACAATTGATTATTTCACCAATATGAGCGCTGTGGTAGGTACGCCGCTGTTAATTATGGCGCTGACCCTAGGCATTATGCGAATTATGATATTGGGGGACTGGTCTTTATTGCTTGATATGAAAGTATGGACCTCCATATTCGTCCTGGCGGCTTACAGTTACTATCTCTGGCAGAGAGCTTCGGCAAACCGCGCCGGCGACCAGTTGGCATTGTGGAATTTGGCTGCATTCGGTATCATTATAGTAAATTTCGCAATTAATTATGTTTCCGGATTTCATCATTGGGACGGTGCTTAG
- a CDS encoding precorrin-2 dehydrogenase/sirohydrochlorin ferrochelatase family protein, translated as MKGRLCTVVGGGSVAERKIRSLMDTDARIKVIAPRWTPAITKWIDEGLVLGESRVYRDGDLKGSFIVYASTDVPSVNEQVCLEAEQEGMMFNRSDQADTGDWVDPAVVRRGQLAITVSTGGASPGMAKAIQCELQQEYGPEFEEALDWLAGLRVTLKETLADPRDRQRILKELWTEDTIDQIRNGELHKLKQKIAVALEPGGK; from the coding sequence ATGAAGGGCCGCTTGTGTACAGTCGTTGGCGGAGGTTCTGTAGCGGAACGCAAAATACGTTCATTAATGGATACGGATGCGCGTATTAAGGTGATTGCGCCAAGATGGACCCCAGCGATCACGAAGTGGATCGATGAGGGCCTAGTTCTGGGTGAATCCAGAGTTTACCGGGACGGTGACTTGAAAGGAAGCTTTATCGTATATGCTTCAACAGATGTTCCATCGGTGAATGAACAGGTATGCCTGGAGGCTGAACAAGAAGGCATGATGTTTAATCGTTCCGATCAAGCGGATACGGGGGATTGGGTGGACCCGGCCGTTGTGCGCCGAGGCCAGCTTGCTATAACCGTTTCTACCGGCGGGGCAAGCCCGGGGATGGCGAAGGCCATACAATGCGAGCTCCAACAAGAATATGGCCCTGAATTCGAAGAGGCGCTGGATTGGTTAGCCGGACTTCGCGTTACCTTAAAGGAAACTTTGGCGGATCCGCGAGACAGGCAACGGATTCTTAAGGAACTCTGGACAGAAGACACGATTGATCAGATTCGTAACGGCGAACTTCACAAACTGAAGCAGAAAATAGCCGTTGCATTAGAACCAGGGGGGAAATGA
- the hemC gene encoding hydroxymethylbilane synthase — protein sequence MRTIVVGSRQSALALTQTNQVIDHLQNLCTARGLSVNFEVKKIVTKGDQILDVTLSKVGGKGLFVKEIEQALLDRHIDMAVHSMKDMPWELPEGLINGAIPKRVDPRDCIISKGNLKLNELPQGAKVGTSSLRRASQLQQYRPDLNIEPIRGNIDSRIKKLDTEGFDAIVLAAAGLYRMGWEDKISEYLTVEVCLPAVGQGSLGIECRGDDMPMLEILSMLNDPYTELTVKAERAFLRELNGGCQVPIGAYAVLVDGEEGHGIQLTGYVATPDGSEQIKETLTGTDPVALGKELAERCKVKGADRILSQVRG from the coding sequence ATGCGTACGATCGTTGTTGGATCACGTCAAAGCGCCTTGGCGCTCACACAAACGAATCAAGTTATAGATCATTTACAAAACTTGTGTACGGCGCGAGGGCTATCCGTGAACTTCGAGGTGAAGAAAATTGTGACCAAAGGGGATCAAATCCTGGATGTGACGTTATCCAAAGTAGGCGGGAAGGGTTTGTTCGTGAAAGAAATAGAACAGGCATTACTGGATCGTCATATTGATATGGCGGTGCACTCTATGAAGGATATGCCCTGGGAGTTGCCGGAGGGCTTGATTAACGGCGCGATCCCGAAGCGGGTGGATCCCAGGGATTGTATTATCTCTAAAGGAAATCTCAAGTTAAACGAGCTGCCGCAAGGAGCGAAGGTTGGAACAAGTTCACTGCGGCGAGCTTCCCAGCTGCAGCAATATCGTCCGGATCTGAACATTGAGCCCATTCGAGGCAATATCGATTCCCGTATCAAAAAGCTGGATACGGAAGGTTTTGACGCGATTGTGCTGGCAGCGGCAGGATTGTATCGTATGGGCTGGGAGGACAAGATCAGCGAATACCTGACGGTTGAAGTGTGCTTACCCGCCGTCGGACAGGGTTCCCTGGGTATTGAATGCAGAGGCGATGACATGCCGATGCTTGAAATTCTCAGTATGTTGAATGACCCTTATACCGAATTGACCGTTAAAGCCGAACGCGCCTTCCTGCGCGAACTGAACGGGGGCTGTCAAGTGCCGATCGGAGCCTATGCCGTATTGGTCGACGGGGAAGAGGGACACGGCATACAATTGACTGGTTATGTAGCCACACCTGACGGATCTGAACAGATTAAAGAGACATTGACGGGAACCGATCCTGTCGCCTTAGGAAAAGAATTAGCGGAGCGCTGCAAAGTCAAAGGCGCGGATCGTATATTGTCGCAAGTTAGGGGATGA
- the cobA gene encoding uroporphyrinogen-III C-methyltransferase, with translation MKRGKVYLVGAGPGDPKLITLRGLECIQRADVVVYDRLASPRLLRHMKPGAEKVYVGKLPDRHTMKQEDINQLLADIALTGKTVTRLKGGDPSIFGRVAEEAELLVDNGIEFEIIPGITSAIAVPTYAGIPVTHREIASSLSIITGHENPEKLDQNIDWAKLTNATGTLIFLMGVAKIGYISEQLIRYGRSPQTPVALIRWGTRVEQRTLTGTLETIAELVRQANFQPPAVIVVGEVVLQRDKLQWYEKKPLFGKRVLVTRARSQASELADRIDELGGEAVEFPVIRVEPVREAAKLAQLRAALAQLDTYDWLVFTSPNGVEHFFRSLREAAADIRAIRRDAKIVAVGPKTAEALAERGLAVHALPAADYRAEGVLDAIRPELAAGQRVLLPRGDLARAWLPAELTQLGLAVTEVDVYETVPSGEDAAEIAELLRNKDVHIVTFTSSSTVTHLLDLLKQAGEADPHNLLQDITVVCIGPLTAETALKAGIQVHLTAKEATIDSLVDSLVNTAVSV, from the coding sequence ATGAAGAGGGGAAAAGTCTACTTAGTCGGTGCGGGGCCGGGAGATCCTAAATTAATCACGTTGCGGGGTTTAGAATGTATTCAGCGGGCGGATGTTGTCGTCTATGATCGGTTGGCCAGTCCGCGTTTGCTTCGGCATATGAAACCGGGCGCGGAGAAAGTGTACGTGGGTAAATTGCCGGATCGACACACCATGAAGCAAGAGGACATTAATCAGTTGCTTGCGGACATCGCTTTAACAGGAAAGACGGTTACCCGATTAAAAGGCGGGGATCCCAGTATCTTCGGACGTGTTGCGGAAGAAGCGGAATTGCTGGTGGATAACGGGATCGAATTCGAAATTATCCCCGGAATCACCTCCGCCATTGCAGTGCCTACTTATGCCGGCATTCCGGTGACCCACAGGGAAATCGCTTCTTCATTATCCATTATCACCGGACACGAGAATCCGGAAAAGCTGGATCAGAATATAGACTGGGCTAAGTTGACGAACGCCACAGGGACTTTGATTTTCCTGATGGGCGTGGCGAAAATAGGCTATATCAGCGAACAGCTGATACGCTATGGCCGTTCGCCCCAAACGCCCGTCGCTCTGATCCGTTGGGGTACGCGCGTGGAACAGCGTACACTGACGGGCACGCTCGAGACGATTGCCGAACTCGTGAGGCAAGCGAACTTCCAGCCGCCGGCGGTCATCGTCGTCGGCGAGGTTGTGCTGCAGCGGGACAAGCTGCAGTGGTATGAGAAGAAGCCGCTGTTCGGCAAGCGGGTGCTCGTCACCCGCGCCCGCAGCCAGGCGAGCGAGCTCGCGGACCGGATTGATGAACTCGGCGGCGAGGCCGTCGAGTTTCCGGTTATCCGCGTCGAGCCCGTTCGCGAAGCCGCCAAGCTGGCGCAGCTCCGCGCCGCTCTGGCGCAGCTCGACACCTACGATTGGCTCGTGTTCACGAGCCCGAACGGCGTCGAGCATTTCTTCCGCAGCCTGCGCGAAGCGGCTGCGGACATCCGGGCCATCCGCCGCGACGCGAAGATCGTGGCGGTCGGCCCGAAAACGGCCGAGGCGCTCGCGGAGCGCGGCTTGGCCGTGCATGCGCTGCCCGCGGCCGATTATCGGGCCGAGGGCGTGCTTGACGCGATCCGGCCGGAGCTTGCGGCCGGACAGCGGGTGTTGCTGCCGCGCGGGGACCTGGCGCGGGCTTGGCTGCCGGCCGAGCTGACTCAGCTTGGCCTGGCGGTGACGGAAGTCGACGTCTACGAGACGGTGCCGTCGGGGGAAGATGCGGCGGAGATCGCGGAGCTGCTCCGGAACAAAGACGTACATATCGTCACTTTTACGAGCTCGTCGACGGTCACCCATCTGCTGGACTTGCTGAAGCAGGCTGGGGAGGCGGATCCGCATAACCTGCTCCAAGATATAACGGTAGTCTGCATCGGACCGCTTACAGCGGAAACCGCGCTGAAAGCGGGTATTCAAGTACATTTAACAGCTAAGGAAGCAACCATCGATTCACTTGTGGATTCGCTTGTGAACACGGCGGTTAGTGTTTAA
- the hemB gene encoding porphobilinogen synthase gives MSFPITRLRRLRGNAGIRNLVRETRLSVNDLIYPLFVTTGTGVKEEIPSMPGVYHLSLDLLEEEVREVSALGIQAILLFGVPDTKDEAGSSAYAEEGIVQQATRLIKRVTPDMLVVADTCLCQFTSTGHCGVVHYDEACGTAEILNDESLALLVKTAVSQAEAGADIIAPSNMMDGYVAAIRSGLDEAGFTNTPIMAYSVKYASAFYGPFRDAAHSTPQFGDRKTYQMDPANGREALREAESDVLEGADLLMVKPALAYMDIIRALKENFDLPVVAYNVSAEYSMVKAAAANGWVDERAIVLETLTGFKRAGADIIITYYAKDVAAWLREN, from the coding sequence ATGAGTTTCCCCATCACTAGACTGCGCCGTTTGCGCGGCAATGCAGGTATTCGTAATCTTGTTCGCGAAACGCGTCTAAGCGTTAACGATCTTATATATCCGTTATTCGTTACTACGGGGACTGGGGTGAAAGAAGAGATCCCTTCAATGCCGGGAGTTTATCATCTGTCTCTGGATTTATTGGAAGAGGAGGTTCGTGAAGTTTCCGCCTTGGGCATCCAAGCGATCCTGCTCTTCGGTGTTCCGGATACGAAGGATGAAGCGGGCTCATCCGCCTACGCGGAAGAAGGCATTGTGCAACAGGCAACGCGTCTCATTAAACGTGTAACACCAGACATGCTGGTTGTTGCTGACACTTGTCTGTGCCAATTCACTTCCACCGGACACTGCGGTGTCGTCCATTATGACGAAGCTTGCGGCACGGCGGAAATTCTGAATGACGAATCGCTTGCCCTCCTGGTCAAGACAGCGGTGTCCCAAGCGGAGGCTGGGGCGGATATCATCGCGCCTTCCAATATGATGGACGGCTATGTCGCAGCCATCCGCAGCGGATTGGACGAAGCCGGGTTTACGAATACGCCGATTATGGCGTACTCTGTGAAATACGCTTCAGCCTTCTACGGTCCTTTCCGGGATGCTGCGCACTCCACACCACAATTCGGCGATCGCAAGACCTATCAGATGGACCCGGCTAACGGACGCGAGGCCCTGCGCGAAGCGGAATCCGATGTGCTTGAAGGCGCGGATCTGTTAATGGTGAAGCCGGCTCTGGCTTATATGGATATCATTCGCGCCCTCAAGGAGAACTTTGATTTACCGGTTGTGGCTTACAATGTGAGCGCGGAATATTCCATGGTAAAAGCGGCGGCCGCGAACGGCTGGGTCGACGAGAGAGCGATTGTGCTGGAAACCTTAACCGGATTTAAGCGCGCTGGCGCGGATATTATCATCACTTATTACGCCAAAGATGTTGCAGCCTGGCTGCGTGAGAATTAA